A single Atribacterota bacterium DNA region contains:
- the queA gene encoding tRNA preQ1(34) S-adenosylmethionine ribosyltransferase-isomerase QueA, with product MDIKSFDYYLPPGYIAQEPLTKRDNSKLMIIDKKTGFLQHKRFYQIDDFLHSGDLLVLNNSKVIPVRLYGNKKNTGGKIETLLINKLADNHWKALLKPGKRIHIGTEIIFSPELNGEIVEKNDNEGSYIIKMNARDNFNKILHKIGIVPTPPYIKKKLDNSDLYQTVYASTEGSIAAPTAGFHFTKELLNKIKSKGVEILFLTLHIGRGTFEMINEEKIEDHIMKSELYTITDRNAKILNQAIKTNRRIIGVGTSVTRALESSISIKDSIIREGTRWTDLYIYPGFKYRIIKVLLTNFHLPRSTPLMLASAFAGKELLLNAYREAIKQNYRFYSFGDSMLIF from the coding sequence ATGGATATCAAATCATTTGATTATTATTTGCCCCCGGGATATATTGCACAGGAGCCATTAACAAAAAGGGATAATAGTAAACTTATGATTATTGATAAAAAAACTGGCTTTCTACAGCATAAGAGGTTTTACCAGATAGATGATTTCTTACATTCAGGTGATTTGTTAGTATTAAATAACAGCAAAGTAATTCCGGTTAGGCTTTATGGAAATAAAAAGAATACTGGTGGAAAAATTGAAACCCTTTTGATTAATAAATTAGCTGATAATCATTGGAAAGCACTATTAAAACCCGGAAAAAGAATTCATATTGGTACTGAAATAATATTTTCACCTGAGCTAAATGGTGAAATAGTTGAAAAAAATGATAATGAAGGCTCATATATAATAAAAATGAATGCACGTGATAATTTTAATAAGATACTCCACAAAATTGGCATAGTGCCAACACCCCCCTATATCAAAAAAAAATTAGATAATTCTGATTTATACCAAACAGTTTATGCTAGTACAGAAGGATCAATAGCTGCTCCAACAGCAGGATTTCATTTTACTAAAGAATTGCTAAATAAAATTAAAAGTAAAGGTGTTGAAATATTATTTTTAACTCTACATATTGGCAGAGGTACTTTTGAAATGATTAATGAAGAGAAGATTGAAGACCATATAATGAAATCGGAGTTGTATACAATTACTGACAGGAATGCAAAAATACTAAACCAGGCAATAAAAACAAACAGAAGAATTATAGGAGTGGGCACATCAGTAACCAGGGCTTTAGAATCATCGATATCAATAAAAGACAGTATAATAAGAGAGGGGACAAGATGGACAGACTTGTACATATATCCAGGATTTAAATATAGGATAATAAAGGTACTCTTAACAAATTTCCATCTTCCCCGTTCAACACCCCTGATGCTGGCATCAGCTTTTGCGGGGAAAGAACTATTATTAAACGCTTATAGGGAAGCTATTAAGCAAAATTACCGATTTTATAGTTTTGGAGATTCAATGCTAATTTTTTAA
- the yajC gene encoding preprotein translocase subunit YajC — MGGLEQFLPLIIIFAIFYFMLIRPQQQRQKKHKEMLEGLKVGDKVITIGGIYGIIREIKGDVFTLEVSKDIKINTTKNAIGSKRDK, encoded by the coding sequence ATGGGTGGTTTAGAACAATTTTTGCCTTTGATTATAATATTTGCTATTTTCTATTTTATGCTAATACGTCCTCAACAGCAAAGGCAGAAAAAGCACAAGGAAATGCTAGAGGGCTTAAAAGTTGGCGACAAAGTAATAACTATTGGTGGTATATATGGTATTATCAGAGAAATAAAAGGTGATGTTTTTACTTTAGAAGTCTCTAAAGATATTAAAATAAATACTACTAAAAATGCTATTGGTTCAAAAAGAGATAAATAG
- a CDS encoding DUF2905 family protein: MNSISKTLIIIGIIIALLGIILFILGKIPSFNFRLPGDILIKGKNYVFYFPLGWCILISILLTILLRIFRK; the protein is encoded by the coding sequence ATTAATTCAATTTCAAAAACATTAATCATAATAGGAATTATTATAGCGCTTTTAGGAATTATCTTATTTATATTAGGAAAAATACCTTCCTTTAACTTTCGTTTACCAGGAGACATTCTAATAAAAGGGAAAAATTATGTTTTTTATTTCCCATTAGGCTGGTGTATTTTAATAAGCATTCTGCTAACAATTTTATTAAGGATTTTCCGAAAATAA
- a CDS encoding SpoIID/LytB domain-containing protein: MKQDKVFAKIHMRKLIYTLIFIISIFIVNICVCQAKIPIIRVGIFMNCNDVHLKSDKGFILKEEPSMNTLLTVEGNKEITVSVMSGDITVNNKTYPGIDKIRLTPNSGGLIKVRDKNYRGEIEIINNNSLLNIINIIEIEKYLYGVLKKEISPEWPEEVLKAQAIAARTFALSNIDKYADYGYDLCSTTNSQAYGGVNSEHQATNKAVNDTQGIIVAYEGEPINAVYHSDSGGYTENSEDVWGGYVPYLRSVQSEFELTVSPPNHQWSYVLTEEDILEKLAKNNYELKSVKDIVIGEKTDAGRVISVDLCDSNQQIITLKTNDFRLLVGPTMVRSSLFTIEKIGETIKIEENEGKDKNYNLEQLEQEIADKEKEMTVSSILSEERDFSIQELISLLKRSQEEKELKTPVKKENIEINQQVNISYNISGKGSGHGVGLSQWGAYGMAEQGYTYEEILKYYYQGIDLIKIY; the protein is encoded by the coding sequence ATGAAACAAGATAAAGTATTTGCAAAAATACATATGAGAAAGTTAATTTATACATTAATTTTTATAATTTCAATATTCATTGTAAATATATGTGTTTGCCAAGCCAAAATACCAATTATTAGAGTAGGTATTTTTATGAATTGTAATGATGTTCATTTAAAAAGTGATAAGGGTTTTATTTTGAAAGAAGAACCATCAATGAATACTCTGCTAACTGTTGAGGGCAATAAGGAAATTACTGTGTCTGTAATGTCAGGTGATATAACAGTTAATAATAAAACTTATCCCGGGATTGATAAAATCAGATTAACTCCCAATAGTGGTGGCTTGATTAAGGTTAGGGATAAAAATTATAGAGGCGAAATAGAAATTATTAATAATAATTCATTGCTTAATATTATAAACATTATTGAAATAGAAAAATATTTATATGGGGTTCTGAAAAAAGAGATATCTCCTGAATGGCCAGAAGAAGTTTTAAAAGCTCAAGCCATAGCAGCAAGAACTTTTGCCTTATCGAATATTGATAAATATGCCGATTATGGTTATGATTTATGTTCTACAACTAACAGTCAGGCTTACGGTGGTGTTAATTCTGAGCACCAGGCAACTAATAAAGCAGTAAATGATACACAGGGAATTATAGTTGCATATGAAGGTGAACCAATTAATGCTGTTTATCATTCAGATAGTGGCGGTTATACCGAAAACAGCGAAGATGTTTGGGGTGGATATGTTCCTTATTTGAGGAGTGTTCAGTCTGAATTCGAACTAACTGTTTCTCCCCCAAACCATCAATGGAGTTATGTACTTACTGAAGAGGATATTTTAGAAAAGCTGGCAAAAAATAATTATGAATTAAAAAGTGTTAAAGATATTGTAATTGGCGAAAAAACCGATGCTGGTAGAGTTATATCTGTTGATTTATGTGATAGCAATCAACAGATAATTACCCTTAAAACAAATGATTTTAGATTACTTGTAGGACCTACAATGGTTAGAAGTTCATTATTTACAATCGAGAAAATTGGGGAAACAATAAAAATAGAAGAAAACGAAGGTAAAGATAAAAACTATAATTTAGAACAATTAGAGCAAGAAATAGCTGACAAAGAAAAGGAAATGACGGTAAGTAGCATCCTTAGCGAGGAAAGAGATTTTTCTATACAAGAATTAATAAGTTTACTGAAACGTTCCCAGGAAGAAAAAGAGCTTAAAACACCTGTAAAAAAAGAAAATATAGAAATAAATCAACAGGTTAATATATCTTACAATATATCCGGGAAAGGAAGCGGACATGGAGTAGGATTGTCCCAATGGGGTGCATACGGTATGGCTGAGCAAGGATATACATATGAAGAAATCTTGAAATATTATTATCAGGGAATTGATTTAATAAAAATATACTAA
- the tgt gene encoding tRNA guanosine(34) transglycosylase Tgt, whose product MMSIKYTILKKTQEKDSKARCGILETKHGVIETPVFMPVGTQATIKGLLPQSIKELGFSILLCNAYHLFLRPGHNLIKEAGGLHNFMGWDKAILTDSGGFQVFSLGKINKVTDEGVTFQSYIDGSKHFIGPKESMDIQMALGSDIAMVFDQCSPYPSTRLETEKAAKRTHKWAKECQKYHNLDCQALFGIVQGGFFADLRQESAKYLTDLEFPGYAMGGLSVGEPKQLMYDMIDETITCLPDEKPRYLMGVGAPQSIIEGVARGIDMFDCVLPTRNGRNGCLFTSTGKISITNARYRDDLSPLDNDCGCYACQNFSRAYLRHLYMANEMLGPILGTIHNLYFMNKLVKDIKIAIEKNNFNIFKKRFYESYFS is encoded by the coding sequence ATAATGTCTATTAAGTATACCATTTTAAAAAAAACACAAGAAAAAGACAGTAAAGCAAGATGTGGGATTCTTGAAACAAAGCATGGTGTTATCGAAACACCTGTATTTATGCCCGTAGGTACCCAGGCAACTATAAAAGGATTATTACCCCAATCTATTAAGGAATTGGGATTTTCGATTCTTTTATGTAATGCATACCATCTCTTTTTACGTCCAGGTCATAATTTAATCAAAGAAGCTGGTGGTTTGCATAATTTTATGGGTTGGGACAAAGCAATACTTACTGATAGTGGAGGATTCCAGGTTTTTAGTTTGGGAAAAATTAACAAAGTAACAGATGAAGGAGTAACTTTTCAGTCTTATATAGATGGTTCAAAACACTTTATTGGGCCTAAAGAATCGATGGATATACAAATGGCTTTAGGTTCAGATATTGCAATGGTTTTTGATCAATGTTCGCCCTATCCCTCCACAAGGTTGGAAACAGAGAAAGCTGCAAAAAGAACGCATAAGTGGGCAAAGGAATGTCAAAAATATCACAATTTGGATTGCCAGGCACTTTTTGGAATTGTCCAGGGAGGTTTTTTTGCAGATTTAAGGCAGGAAAGTGCAAAATATTTAACTGATCTGGAATTTCCAGGATATGCTATGGGAGGATTAAGCGTAGGTGAACCTAAACAGCTTATGTATGATATGATAGATGAGACCATTACCTGCTTACCGGATGAAAAGCCAAGATATCTGATGGGAGTAGGAGCACCACAATCTATTATTGAAGGGGTGGCAAGGGGAATAGATATGTTTGATTGTGTTTTGCCTACCAGGAATGGTAGAAATGGATGTCTATTTACCAGTACCGGAAAAATTTCTATAACTAATGCCAGATATAGAGATGACTTATCTCCTCTTGACAATGATTGTGGCTGTTATGCTTGTCAGAATTTCAGCAGGGCATACTTAAGGCATTTATATATGGCAAATGAAATGCTTGGTCCGATTTTAGGAACAATTCATAATCTTTACTTTATGAACAAATTGGTAAAAGATATCAAAATAGCTATCGAAAAAAATAACTTCAATATTTTTAAAAAAAGATTTTACGAAAGTTATTTTTCATAA